CCTGGCTGTTTTCAGCTGGGGAGAATATGACATCTTACACACGCGTCGTACAGAACAAAACGACACATTGCAACCATTTGGATGTCTTTTCTTTCTTTCCTGACAAGACAATGTAGCCTCCAGGTTAAGACATACCTCTTGATGCAGACTGTCGTGATCGCTCATGGTTCCTCTCAAAAGCTCAGATGCAGAGTTGAGGGATTCCACGTAGGCCTTGTTCAATGCAACCTGAGTAAGGACACACACATGAGCACGGGAAAACAAATACACAGCACCAAAATAAGCACAAGCCGGGAACCAGGCGATTGCCTCTAGCCCTGACCTCAGACTGTGTGGGGTACCTGTTCTGGGTAGGTCTTGTTCAGGGCAGCCATCAGCTCCTGGTGAGATCCCACACTCTCCTCCAGCTCAGAGATACGCACGGCACAGTGAACCCTCAGCTGCTCAGTTACACTGAAGGCTGCATCCTTGGCGGTGAAAGCCTCCTCCATCCGtctcctcatgtcctctctctgctgcagGGTGTCTCTGACCTTCTGCACCATCCTGCCCTGGGTCTCCTTGTACTTCTCATAAAGGGACTTCATCTGACCATACTGTGTAACCAGGCTCTGCTGGTCCTCTTTAACCAGGTCTGTTATCTGCCTCATGCTGCTGAGAGCAGCCTCAGTGTCTCCACTCAGGGCTGTCATGGTGCTCCTGGTGTCCTGCATGCTGTGGAGCAGGTTCTGTAGAGTGGTCGGGTCCAGTTCTAGCTCCTTGATCCTCTCCAGGGCCGTCACATACAGGTCTTTGTAGGTTACCGTCTGGCTGAGTTCAGTGTGGTCGGTCTGGACCAGCTTGTCCCTGAATTCTGAGGGCCCGGGGCCCCTAGAGTGGCCCTGTCCCCTGGCTGTGCACAGCTGCTGCACCAGGGCCTCCACCATGATGAGAGTGGAGGTCAGCCTCTGCTCCAGCTCCTGTCTGGGGACCCCACACAGGCTCCCAGGGGCCAGACTGCCACAGAGAGAAAATAGTCAGTTCTCATACCACACACAGGAAATACTTGTGAACACGTCTCTCAGACAAACACCAAAAAACAATATTTACATGGTTCATATTACATAAACACAGAACATTTGACAGAGTTCTcactcacaaaaacacacaggccATTACTCACTTCCAGAGCAGGGTCTCGGTGCTGGTGCAGGCGTCAGACACAGAGAACTCACTCTGCCTCACTGGAGTGGTGCCAACACACATGCTGTGGCACTCCACAGCCACGGTCCCCGCTGTAGTTTCCACTACAGGAGGGGCGGGAGCGGGTGTAGGGGCTAGGGCAGGGTTGCTAACAGGGTCCATCTTGCCCGATGCCAGGATGAGGAAGTGGGCCATCTGGATGAGTTGCTGCTGAAAGGGCTCCTCACAAACCAACCTTGGTAAATGATCAAAAAGACCCATTTTTACTTTCTCCACCATTGGTTGGGATTTTACATGAGGTACATCCACTTCTGGCCTCTTCTCCACAGTCTCTGTGACTGGgtctggaggaggagggggcttgCAGGTCGATGCGGCACCCACTGCCGTCGAGTTGAACTTGGGCAGAGGCATGGGGCTCTCCAGGACAGCCGCCCAGAGTCGGCTGTCTGGGTTGGCGGGGACAACGGAGCTACCCTCAGCAGAGTTGAGGACACAACCCCTACCGTTTTCCAGAGCGGATTCCTCCATTTGGGCGAAAGACGATTTCTGAATGCCCCTTCTTCTGGTCATGGGGGTAGTGCTAAGAACGGGGCTGAAGATCTCAAACTGTAAAGCATCACCAACGCCGGCCCACGTCGCTACAGAGGGGATCTTGGGTAGCTCAGTCAACACGTCAGCAATGTTCTCAGAGCTCGCTTTGTCTGTAGTGTTGGAGAGAAGAGGAGCGTTACTGCTTGAACCCAGCGCACTGTCTGTGGCCCCATTGGACTCCTGCATTGAACCATGAGAATGGGAGTGAGAGGCTATTGATGGGTTGTCCTCATCTACAGGTGTGGAGCTCCTGGCTGAGGCTCCAAACTCATTGCAATGGGAGCGGTCAGTTTCCAACTGTATAGCTGGAACCACGGCGCTGTCTTCATCATGAGAATAACCCTGTTTGGGGCCTTCAGGGAAAAGCTGACAGGCGACCTCATCCAGGTCCTTCAATGACCTTAAGGATGCATTTCCCATTGAGGGTTCACTGATGGCAGCGGCGTCCGCTTTCCACACGGCACCTTCACTTTCCACATGGCTGTAAGGGTGTTTTGCATGATCGGAGGACTGCTCCTCTATGATGCTTGGGTTGACCCTGTCGTTGTATGGTAGATGACTTGTCACAGTCTGATTCTCAGGTAGGAGGATAGTGTCTTTGGACACTCTGGTGGACTCTGAGACTTCAACCTCAAGCCCAGTGCAGATGAAGGATTTGACTGTCACATGTCCTCGTCCGCCAGTGGCATTTTGAACACCAGTTGACTCTTCATTGGTATGTACCATCTCTATGGATTTCATAGTTCTACAATGTGTAGGTTCTTTGAAGGAAAGGTGTGCACTAGAGGCCACATTACAATAGAGGTGATCTGCGTGGTCATCGATGGACTGCATGTCCAACTCATCTACTATAACACTTTGATATATACTGTCGTTGTATGGCTGATGGTGGTTTGCAGGCTGATCCGTTGGTAGGAGTATAGTCTCAAGTGCCACCCTGGAAGCCTCTGAAACTTCCACCTCCCCTCCGGTGCAGATGAAAGACTTAAACGTTACATCTCCCTGTCCGCCAGTAACAGTCTCAGTGATGTGGGCTATATCGGTGAACTGTGGAACACTAAGACTGGCGTTTGAACCCCCATTAAAGGACAGGTCAGCTTTAGTTGTGGACAAATCTCTTTCCAAATCACAATAGACGTGATCCACATGGTTGTCGCAGCATTGAGTAACCatactgtcagagagacatgtgttTTCATCGTCATAGCCAGGAAGAGAAGAGATGTTCAGTTGATTCTTGGGTAGCCGGATGGTTTCGTCTGCAACCCTTGAGGGCTCTGAAACCTCAACCTCACCCCCAGCACAGATGAAGGACTTGAAGGTAATGTCTCCAAGTCCACTGCTTGTATCAACAGCTGTGTCCTCAGTGGTAGTAGTTTTATCACTGGGCTTTGGAACACTAGGAGAGCATAGGACCTCAGCTGGTGGAGGGCAAATTGTTAACGGGTCTGTGTAGATGAACACAGCATCATTCTGTAGGGAGAATGGGAGAAGTAGAAGGTCAAGTTTACATTTCAAACAGTTTAGTGAACAGGATCCATAGGCCCATAGCTTGGCTGTTCGTCATACCTTGGGTGTTTTGAGGATATTGCTGCCCGACCCTGATCTCGATTTGAGTCTAGAAGATGGGGTTGAGACATGGCGCATTTCATTCTGGACACACTTCAATGGGGTGCGTTCTCCAGATCTTGTTGAAGGCTGGGTGCATTGAGAGAAGCCAACATCCAGTTATTGATAAACAACTTAGCTAGTTAATGTTAGTGACTGCTATCCACAATTATGGTCGAAAGTTATGTTCAGTAACTTCATAATACATGTGTGAAATGCAAATCTTACCATGGTCTCTCCAAATGTATGCGATCTTCTCGTGGACATGAGGGCTTGCGTGGCTGGGCTACCGTCAGAATACAAACAACCTGGCATTATTGTTGGAGCCATATCAGACCTGTTACCAACTTGCCTGGCTAGTTAGCGTTCAGATAAAAGTGACGGGGTGTATTCATTGGTCGGATTCAGTTGCAAAACGTCTATTGGACTAATTCAAGTAACTCCCTCCCCGTTTCGTTCCGTTTAataaacgtttttcaacagaatcgccGGAATTAATACACCCCTGATGTAGGTAGCTATGTAACGTTAACTATGGAAAATATAACGTTATTAACGTTGACTGAAATTAGCTAATAGGCCTACCATTGAGCATATTATCCATTGTGTTAAATGACAGAGCTCATGCAGAATTTGAGTTTCACGGGGACATTTGTGTAACGTTCGTTAGCGAACGTTAGCTAGAGTTATCCcataacgttagctggctaacgttatgAGTTGTGACCCGATTTAAAATATTCGGCTACAAAACGCCGTAAATAAAAGTCAGAGCTATTGCATATGGTTATTATTAACAGCTACTtaaaatatttgctaaataaaatgtttttgaaTGAAGTAAACAAACCTGCTGTAGGAGTAAACGTCAACCGCCTGTTCTTCTTTCAAACATGAGTAGGTTCGCTGCTATTGGCTATAAACCGGAAATGTAAACTCTCCAACGCCTTCACGTAAAATCTATGGGTCGCCTTTTACCCATTACTGACACCTGCTGTTGTATTTGTTTGGTGTATGGTATTATTTTCAAACGTTTCAGATGCTACATGTTCTCAAAGGCAAAATTCAATGGAAGTCACAGCCCTGCCCATACTGGATTTTAGTAATTTTATTCATAAGactgtattttattttcatacAAAAGACTTAACATTCAAACATTCCAAATCAATTTGTATACAAAAACAAACTTTTAGGGAGATTACAGAAATGCCAGATGGATCAACTGCATCTAACCCTCATTGCATCTGTCCCACTCAATGATTGGTATTAACTTTTTAATACAGACACATCAAACTTCATTATATTGAATACTGCACTATATTCCATCACACAAAAACGACCATCCATATTCCATCATCATTAATAAACCTTCAGATAAGCAAAATATACATTAATTTCTGTCTGACAAGCTGAACTTTTTCAGTTCCTGGATCCTGACCAGTGGTTTAGAAGTGACCCTTGTCTCCCCCCCTACCCTCTAGCTCTGTGGTGCTGGAGCTCCTGCTTGTCAGCCCCATCCTGATCATGGGTATCACGGTCACACTGCACCGGCGGCGGAACGAGCCAATGGCCGTCCTCTCTTTCAGCAGGCTGTCGCTGATGGCGTCCAGGGACatcttccttcccttcccccgGCACTGGCGGAGCAGGGTCCCCACGGTGGGGCTGGCCCCCAAGTGAGGTGtcctcctgcggtggaggagagaggaaggaggacggGGCTGGGCCTGGGGCCGGTAGGAAAGGCTGATCTGACCCAGTAAGGCCTCGGTTAGACTCCTCATGTCTAACTTCCAGTCCTTAGATGGGGAGGGGGTGGttgtcttcccttccttcccctgcTTAGACCCTCCAGTCAAGGCCTTCTTTGTCTCAGGTTTTGCCTCTGGTGGCTTCACTGCTTTATAGAAGTTCTCCCTCTTTGTCCATAGGGTTTCTGGAAGGGGCTTGAAAGGCAAGTCCTTTCGGAACAATGGAGGTAGACCTTTCTCTGGCTGTGGCTTCAGGTGACCTGTGACCTTGTGGTCAATGTCACAATTAATGGCATTCTGCTTGACTGCTGTCTGGTGTTTGACCAGAACTTGACCGGGTTTATCATGACCACAAAGCCCGGGGACTGCGGCCTCAGATATGTCAGTGCTCAGACAGTACTTCTTCATGGTTTTCAGCAGCAGGTCATTGATAGGACCGTTACCTACCTGAGCTGAGTACCACAGAGCCATGTGACCGTGCTTGTCGACGTGGTTCAGGTCATAGTCCAGCGCTTGGAGGAACAGCCGAACCAAACCCAGACGCCCATACAAGACCGCATACACCAGAGCGGTTCGACCGTGGCGGTCACAGAGCCCCACATGGCCTCTGTGAATCAGGAGCATGCGTGCTACACCGAGGGACCAAGACTCCCCATCATGGAGGCAGCAGAGCATTAAAGgggtcctcctctcctcatccctgctGTTGACGTTAGCCCCAGCCTCGATTAACCTTCTAGCTAGGATGAAGTCAGCCTTTAATATAGCCTGGTGGAGATTCAGTGGTCCCATTGCTTCCTAGGCAATTCAAGTCAACTGGTGAAGGCGTAGTTGTTTTCTCTCTGTTCAGTGAACTATTTACATCCAATTTAACAACACACAATTCATTTGTTGTAATTTGCTGACCCTAAAAACAGCGTCTCCTCAAACGAAAATacccactgtgtgtgtatgtgcctccaactctctctcacactctcacaagAATACAAAGTAGTAGTGTGAAAGAGCGATTTGCTGTTGCTATTGGAAAGGGGAGTGGTTCTAGTAGTAAATCTATGCCAGACAATGAAAGGCCCACCACTCCACTCCATCCAACAATGACAAGTAGACCAATCCCACAGACTGTTGTCACACTGGATATAGACAGAGGGCAATTAAGTTCCCAATATAAATCCCTGAATTTAAAAGACTTTGTACTGGACATTGGATTACTAAAACAGAGGTTGACAAAGGTCAAGGGAAATACTGGAAGCAATTTTGGAATCCATATCCTATCATAGCGGAGTCGTTATTAAAACTGTGCAACAATCTAACTTAGATAGTAAAGGCGTGTTCACTACCATTACTAAACAGAACTCAACCGTAAAGATTCCATCTGATAAGTGATAGTGTGCACTGCAGTGTACTGAGGTGCTCTCTCCCAGCCTAGAGGTGCTTGGAATAAATGCTCTATAATGTAACTTACTTAGTAAAATAAAGTGTTACGATCATACGGTATAACCAACCATTTCAACAAGCACTATCTTTACAAGAAAAATAAAACAATGTTTTAATTAAACAattttaaaacaaaaatataaatgaaacatgtaacaatttcaaggattttactgagttacagttcatatatggaaatcagccaattgaaataaataaattaggccctaatctgatGGATTTGACATtcctgggaatacagatatgcatctgctgGTCACAGATTACTTTTAAAAagaagtaggggtgtggatcagaaaaccagtcagtatctggtgtgaccaccatttgcctcatgcagtgtaaCACATcttcttcgcatagagttgatcagactgttgatATTGGCCTATATCCAATGTGAAGAAGAAGAGTCTGTTCTTACAGTGGCTCCTCCAATACACTGACCTGGGGTCAGCAGATAGGAACCCCCTTAATGGCGGCCGCAGCCTCCTATGGATCGTGCAGGAACCGGAACCTGGGTCGGTCACGAGATTCTAGAGAAACGGGGACATTCATAGAGGAAGAAGCCAATGAAAATATATCTACTTTAACAATTATGGCAAaatgggagacagagaaacattacttttttttaaataccgTTGACTTTAATTTGGTAGAATAGTTTAGGCATGAGATGCAATGGTGTCTATACAAACCTGCTGCAAAAACAATTGGCGCCACAATGGTGCTCTCTGGTGGATGAATGCACAACTCAGTCCTTTTAAAAAGCAATAAAGCTCTCAAGTCAACCTCAGCTCGGGAGAATTCTATAGGCTTACCTGCACTGATGGGGTAAAAGGAACTCTCCCAGCGCTCTCTCTGCATGGGGGGTGAAGTGCACCTCCAGACTGGTCACAGGAGGCTCCCTGATCCAGCTGGGAACTCGGGGGAAAAAAACGAGCACTAAATTGGAattctggcctctttctagagctccgacatgAAGATccctgacgtcatgattcaaccttcctcttttccaagttcccagttatcttgaaagcaccataaatccagagaatgccagactttggtGAAAGTTTCATGACAAATTCTTCCCACAAGAAGGACCcagtgccaccttcctgttcaagtgagcacagcacaacggtgagtccaaaaatatattgtatactgctgcataaatgatgtaatatgccagggagataagTATACTGtggctaagaaagtaatactaagtgtatgttgtgtagtaagctgttagtagcccatgtggcTTACCCTAGtcatttggtccctttccccctcaaaacaaagcctactgttctgacttggtggtgcacatttaGCCTATATCCTGTTTTAGAAAAATTTAATAATCGAATATTGTAAgggctttcattgtctgcttatatgcccccttctgacttggtgtacagggaaaatactataagaacggcccatgttctgaattctgttgctgtacatttcaaaagtgctgaactaATTGATTTTTGACAACGTCTGttttagctcgctcattaatgtcttaatcgaaattacagattgcctcttatccgctcaatgttcccttatgccatagtttgcacatctcaattgtcagtagaaaccacatttgttcaGCAAGGCAGCCATATCAGACGTTTTTTTAAAAAGTAgtaaatgatgctgaatgaactgtttcgataccagacaaggctccgttgataggcaggtgtagcagtggtaaggattaattcactccatggtgctgaaaataaAGCTTTGCTGTTGggacagtttgtgggcaccgtttgtcaccgttatagtggaGTTaagtattgtttagtgttgtgttgtgtagtggctttgctggaatGCATCTACAAAAAGgttgagtttgccccaccaagatttacatgctaaaatgaTTTGACAACTTGGAACAGCGCATCATGCCATTTAGGCTGGCACATTTTCAGTTTGCGTAATCTCCAACAGCCTACTGTCACTCACAGATTCAGACTTGAGGCAAATAAGGCTATTTTCTTGCCTGCCGAAATCCCCCCCTTCTATTTTGGACACttattctttggacactgtgttaattaacaaaccgccagacgagcttcaacgccataaaacactccttccgtggcctccaactgctcttaaatgcaagtaaaactaaatgcatgctcttcaaccgatcgctgcccgcacctgcccgcccgtccagcatcactactctggacggttctgacctagaatatgtggacaaatacaaatacctaggtgtctggttagactgtaaactctccttccagactcacattaagcatctccaatccaaaattaaatctagaatcggcttcctatttcgcaacaaagcatccttcactcatgctgcaaaacatacccttgtaaaactgaatATCCTACCTATCCTTGACTTTGAcgttgtcatttacaaaatagcctccgacACTACTCAgcatgctcttgttggctggccctcgcttcatattcgtcgccaaacccactggctccatgtcatctatacgtttttgctaggtaaagccctgccttatctcagctcactggtcaccatagcagcacccacccgtactatgcgctccagcaggtatatttcactggtcacccccaaagccaactcctcatttggccgcctctcctttcagttctctgctgccaatggctggaacgaattgcaaaaatcaattcaaatcttatatctccctcactaactttaagcatcagctgccagagcagcttactgatcattgcacctgtacacagcccatctgtaaatagcccacccaactacctcatcccaatattattattatttttgctcctttgcacaccagtatctctacttgcacattcatcttctgcacatctatcactccagtgtttatttgctaaattgtaattatttcgtcaCTATGGCCTAATTATTGCCCTACTACCTTCCTAATCttaatacatttgcacacactgcacatggatttttctattgtgttattgactgtacgtttgtttatcccatgtgtaactctgtgttgtttgtcgcagttgtaaatgagaacttgttctcaactggcctacctggttaaataaaggtgaaataaaaatacatttaaaaagtaaCATTTTGCGAGTGCAAGGCCTGGCATACTTCAGAATCATTTTGGTAGCTCATGTGGACAAATAGCCAAACCGAAAACTGCAGACATTACTAGTGCCTCCCCAGCTATCAAACCGACATAAAACATTAAATGAAACGGAGCCGAACGTGATCAGAAATTTCAACTAACAAGCAAGTCGCAGCAATGAAGAATTGAGTGAGTGCGCGTTCAAGCAAGTCACAGTAATGAAGAATTGAGTGCGTGCGCGTCCACGCGAAGAGGGGTGGAGAATTCTGGCAAGGGGGGCTTTTCGGCACAACACCGGAATGTTTTTATAGTTTCTTATTTAATACCCCGTCCAgctggtggcggtaatgcaccgttaacgttggatgccaaccgcGGTTAAACCTTAAACCCCATCGAAGAAGAAGTAGACCGCTCCAGCCCAAGTTACACCACCCCATTCCCGAAAAtggatcgctcctacagacagtgagtcacgtggcctgctatataaagcagacaggcaggcaagcaACCAGCTATACTGCTCGATTGAACGTAACAATGGgtaaaacgagtgacctaagggactttgagcgtggtatgatcgtaGGTGCCAGGCGCGCCGGATCAAGTGTCTCAGAAACGGCcgccctcctgggcttttcacgcacaacagtttctagggtttaccgagaatggtgtgacacacaaaaaacatccagtcagcggcagtcctgtgggcgaaaacaacTAGTTGATGAGAGAGGTAGAATGAGAATGGAAAGAATCGTgaaagctaacaggcgggccacaaacagacaaataacagcgcagtacaacagtggtgcgcagaacggcatctcggaacgcacaactcggcgatccttgtcacggatgggctacaGCAGCAGACGACCACGTCGTGCAaatgaggagtggaaaaacatcgcCTGTGTAGATACGGTAAGGAGGCAATAGAATGTAGACTGTTCTATTGTCATTGACCAGATTGGCGcacattcaacaaatctgatCTAACTAAGTGGAAAGTCGTCAAATCCGTCATGATTTATTTATTGTAACTGGCCCACAGTGGTTAAGTCCGATTTTAATATAGTTGGTTGTTTTCGCTGCATAACATTTAGAAGTTGCcccttttcaggtttagaagTGACTGCCAAATTCTAACTCCCTTTCCTTTAAACTGGGTAGCGTAGTTAGTATACAGAAATCGTGGTAGTCAGTCGTTTTTAACTGTAATGCATGTGTTggttgacatccatacaagcaTTATACTCCAAGTTTTACCTCGACACACAGTatagtgtgaaatacacataAATAATATCCTAAATATAGGCTATTTTGCTGGGGGACGAGGAGATTCGGGATCTTCCTTCACTCTCCTTTCACTCACGCGTTTCCATGGCAATGcctttgtttgttttggttggaTTGATTGACCTCTTTACCACGTCAGCTGCCTGTAATCTCCAGGAGACACCGTTTGATGTCAGCAGTGCTGTAAAAAGTActcactacatatttgtcgccaaacctactggctcca
The genomic region above belongs to Oncorhynchus nerka isolate Pitt River linkage group LG18, Oner_Uvic_2.0, whole genome shotgun sequence and contains:
- the spag5 gene encoding sperm-associated antigen 5 isoform X2; amino-acid sequence: MSTRRSHTFGETMPSTRSGERTPLKCVQNEMRHVSTPSSRLKSRSGSGSNILKTPKNDAVFIYTDPLTICPPPAEVLCSPSVPKPSDKTTTTEDTAVDTSSGLGDITFKSFICAGGEVEVSEPSRVADETIRLPKNQLNISSLPGYDDENTCLSDSMVTQCCDNHVDHVYCDLERDLSTTKADLSFNGGSNASLSVPQFTDIAHITETVTGGQGDVTFKSFICTGGEVEVSEASRVALETILLPTDQPANHHQPYNDSIYQSVIVDELDMQSIDDHADHLYCNVASSAHLSFKEPTHCRTMKSIEMVHTNEESTGVQNATGGRGHVTVKSFICTGLEVEVSESTRVSKDTILLPENQTVTSHLPYNDRVNPSIIEEQSSDHAKHPYSHVESEGAVWKADAAAISEPSMGNASLRSLKDLDEVACQLFPEGPKQGYSHDEDSAVVPAIQLETDRSHCNEFGASARSSTPVDEDNPSIASHSHSHGSMQESNGATDSALGSSSNAPLLSNTTDKASSENIADVLTELPKIPSVATWAGVGDALQFEIFSPVLSTTPMTRRRGIQKSSFAQMEESALENGRGCVLNSAEGSSVVPANPDSRLWAAVLESPMPLPKFNSTAVGAASTCKPPPPPDPVTETVEKRPEVDVPHVKSQPMVEKVKMGLFDHLPRLVCEEPFQQQLIQMAHFLILASGKMDPVSNPALAPTPAPAPPVVETTAGTVAVECHSMCVGTTPVRQSEFSVSDACTSTETLLWNLAPGSLCGVPRQELEQRLTSTLIMVEALVQQLCTARGQGHSRGPGPSEFRDKLVQTDHTELSQTVTYKDLYVTALERIKELELDPTTLQNLLHSMQDTRSTMTALSGDTEAALSSMRQITDLVKEDQQSLVTQYGQMKSLYEKYKETQGRMVQKVRDTLQQREDMRRRMEEAFTAKDAAFSVTEQLRVHCAVRISELEESVGSHQELMAALNKTYPEQVALNKAYVESLNSASELLRGTMSDHDSLHQELKTARRLLQRTTPILVKLNEKAANAIGERDQHLSERDQAVEEREQIQEELDQTNVSLQDARQEVGDLNLQATIINSELGVLRQKLSEGEEERVQLERKVTELSATVSSTLASYAFLEQALAAESTKLQQSWQEVQQATDRANQLEGALVQSEQRVCELSQALAHSEEQLSQLQSHSHSQSLQLQKLHEVHVQLNSMMEMNEFLQMENDMAREQVVESERTLRANLQGLRERNIQCEDLKGALSHLKAEREALQAELEDSQARAQSVQLDLVEQLAQAVTDVTLLHHTLRRLTNDVHTALTTKVITHTLLHHTLRRLTNDVHTALTTKVITHTLLHHTLRRLTNDVHTALTTKKPEVCGKDEVSQPSLHVERHPSTSFVDSIMVAITTDLAQVNDTQPPLDMTEEPQAEGLGSETSAFTRLAPITPKKCQVVPPEEEQSSVVELLADLANTVSELGSTITQLRQSKDTEQEALNNTICGLQGEQEAQAHRHRAEVSELRGQLSRLQTQLGRDQVALQNKAQEVDSMKRICSEVDEAREFLYKHKSENKELRKEVADLRRSLHQSQVESQALRDELRKTGNQSAHSMHSMDDKIRLLKEVERLKRTLLEAEEGRAKLLERAKRHQMIHYTNQKKAEKELRVLDDMIETVRKTLSSVPDVVKHCKELETLVEYLC
- the spag5 gene encoding sperm-associated antigen 5 isoform X1 gives rise to the protein MSTRRSHTFGETMPSTRSGERTPLKCVQNEMRHVSTPSSRLKSRSGSGSNILKTPKNDAVFIYTDPLTICPPPAEVLCSPSVPKPSDKTTTTEDTAVDTSSGLGDITFKSFICAGGEVEVSEPSRVADETIRLPKNQLNISSLPGYDDENTCLSDSMVTQCCDNHVDHVYCDLERDLSTTKADLSFNGGSNASLSVPQFTDIAHITETVTGGQGDVTFKSFICTGGEVEVSEASRVALETILLPTDQPANHHQPYNDSIYQSVIVDELDMQSIDDHADHLYCNVASSAHLSFKEPTHCRTMKSIEMVHTNEESTGVQNATGGRGHVTVKSFICTGLEVEVSESTRVSKDTILLPENQTVTSHLPYNDRVNPSIIEEQSSDHAKHPYSHVESEGAVWKADAAAISEPSMGNASLRSLKDLDEVACQLFPEGPKQGYSHDEDSAVVPAIQLETDRSHCNEFGASARSSTPVDEDNPSIASHSHSHGSMQESNGATDSALGSSSNAPLLSNTTDKASSENIADVLTELPKIPSVATWAGVGDALQFEIFSPVLSTTPMTRRRGIQKSSFAQMEESALENGRGCVLNSAEGSSVVPANPDSRLWAAVLESPMPLPKFNSTAVGAASTCKPPPPPDPVTETVEKRPEVDVPHVKSQPMVEKVKMGLFDHLPRLVCEEPFQQQLIQMAHFLILASGKMDPVSNPALAPTPAPAPPVVETTAGTVAVECHSMCVGTTPVRQSEFSVSDACTSTETLLWNLAPGSLCGVPRQELEQRLTSTLIMVEALVQQLCTARGQGHSRGPGPSEFRDKLVQTDHTELSQTVTYKDLYVTALERIKELELDPTTLQNLLHSMQDTRSTMTALSGDTEAALSSMRQITDLVKEDQQSLVTQYGQMKSLYEKYKETQGRMVQKVRDTLQQREDMRRRMEEAFTAKDAAFSVTEQLRVHCAVRISELEESVGSHQELMAALNKTYPEQVALNKAYVESLNSASELLRGTMSDHDSLHQELKTARRLLQRTTPILVKLNEKAANAIGERDQHLSERDQAVEEREQIQEELDQTNVSLQDARQEVGDLNLQATIINSELGVLRQKLSEGEEERVQLERKVTELSATVSSTLASYAFLEQALAAESTKLQQSWQEVQQATDRANQLEGALVQSEQRVCELSQALAHSEEQLSQLQSHSHSQSLQLQKLHEVHVQLNSMMEMNEFLQMENDMAREQVVESERTLRANLQGLRERNIQCEDLKGALSHLKAEREALQAELEDSQARAQSVQLDLVEQLAQAVTDVTLLHHTLRRLTNDVHTALTTKVITHTLLHHTLRRLTNDVHTALTTKVITHTLLHHTLRRLTNDVHTALTTKVITHTLLYHTLRRLTNDVHTALTTKKPEVCGKDEVSQPSLHVERHPSTSFVDSIMVAITTDLAQVNDTQPPLDMTEEPQAEGLGSETSAFTRLAPITPKKCQVVPPEEEQSSVVELLADLANTVSELGSTITQLRQSKDTEQEALNNTICGLQGEQEAQAHRHRAEVSELRGQLSRLQTQLGRDQVALQNKAQEVDSMKRICSEVDEAREFLYKHKSENKELRKEVADLRRSLHQSQVESQALRDELRKTGNQSAHSMHSMDDKIRLLKEVERLKRTLLEAEEGRAKLLERAKRHQMIHYTNQKKAEKELRVLDDMIETVRKTLSSVPDVVKHCKELETLVEYLC
- the LOC135561837 gene encoding uncharacterized protein LOC135561837; the encoded protein is MGPLNLHQAILKADFILARRLIEAGANVNSRDEERRTPLMLCCLHDGESWSLGVARMLLIHRGHVGLCDRHGRTALVYAVLYGRLGLVRLFLQALDYDLNHVDKHGHMALWYSAQVGNGPINDLLLKTMKKYCLSTDISEAAVPGLCGHDKPGQVLVKHQTAVKQNAINCDIDHKVTGHLKPQPEKGLPPLFRKDLPFKPLPETLWTKRENFYKAVKPPEAKPETKKALTGGSKQGKEGKTTTPSPSKDWKLDMRSLTEALLGQISLSYRPQAQPRPPSSLLHRRRTPHLGASPTVGTLLRQCRGKGRKMSLDAISDSLLKERTAIGSFRRRCSVTVIPMIRMGLTSRSSSTTELEGRGGDKGHF